CGATGGCAGGAGCCCCCGCCCACACGGTCAAGCAGCCCCGCCGCCCAGGCGGCGGCGCAGCGCCAGGGTCAGCCCGCCGGCAACCAGGAGGCCGAGGGCAGCCAGGAGCGGGCCGCCGTCGACGCCGGTCGTCGGGAGCCGGTCGGCGGCCGGGCCGGTGGGCGCCGGCGCAGCGGTCGGGTCGTCAGTGGGCCCGGCGGTCGGGTCGCCCGGCTCACCGGGGGTCGTCGGACCGGGCGCGGGGGCCGCGAGCGGCGTCTCGACGAGCCGGACCGTCGCCAGCCGCGCATCGTCCGCGGCGACGAGGTAGAGGTCGTGGACCCCCGCCTCGAGGTCGGCGAGCGGCGCGGAGACGGTCTCGTAGGCATACCGGTCGCCCGTGCTCGGCACGTCGAGCGTGGCCAGCAGCTCCCCGTCCGGCGCACCGAGCCGGACCTCGACGGCCCCCGGTCCTGCGGCCTCGCGCGCGACCGACGCCTCGAAGGAGCGCTCCTGCGCCGGGGAGAACCGCACGTCATGGAACGCCAGCCAGTCCCCGGCGCCCACGCCGGCGCTGTCCCCTGCGGTCCTCGACCGGTCGACGACCTCGACGCCCTCGTAGGAGTCGAAGTCCACGGCGTCCTCCCCGTCGGTGAGGTCACGCTCCCGCGGCACGGCCTCACCGCCCACGACCACCTGGGTGGAGGAGCGCACGTCCTGCGAGGACGGACCGACGAGCACGTCGTACCGTCCGGGCGCGACCACCTCCGCGTCCGTCTCCACGTCCCAGTACGCGAGATCCGCGACCGGCAGCGAGAACGTCACGGTGCGGGTCTCCCCCGCCGGCACGTGCACCCGCGCGAAGTCCCGCAGCGTCTGCAGCGGCTGGTCCACCGGCGCGTCGAGCGTGCGCGTGTACAGCTGGACCACCTCGTCGCTGTCCCGCTCCCCGGTGTTCGTCACGTCCACGGACACCTCGACCGTCCCGTCCGGCGCCACCTCGGCCGCCGCCTGCGCGGGGATTCGCACGTCGGAGTACTCGAACTGCGTGTACGTCAGGCCGTGCCCGAACGGGTAGAGCGGTTCGCCCGTGAAGTGCTGGTAGGTGGTGCCCGCCTGGCTGATGTCGTACTCGAGGATGCTCTCGGGCAGGTCGTCCACCGTCCGGTACCACGTCTGGGTGAGGCGTCCCGCGGGTGAGACGTCCCCGAGCAGCACGTCGGCCAGCGCGGTCCCCGTCTCCTGCCCGGCGTGCGAGGTCCACAGCACCGTCGTCAGGTCCTGCGGCAGGGTCACCGGGTAGCTCGTCATGAGCACGACGACGACGTCCTCGTTCGCCTCCGTCACCGCCGCGACGAGCTCCTGCTGCGCCGGGGAGAGCGCGAGGTCGGCCCTGTCCTGCGTCTCGCGCCCGTTGATGTAGGGGTTGTTCCCCACGACGACGACGGCGGTGTCGGCCGCCGCCGCGGCGGCGACGGCCTCCTCGGTGCCCTCCGTGAGCGTCTCGAGGACGAAGCGCGTGGCGCCGGCCGCGTCGGCCGCGGCCGTGACGCCGCCGTCCGCACCCACCGAGAGGTAGCGCCGGTTCTGCACGTTGCGGACGATGACGCTGCCGTCCTCCGCCTCCTCGAGGTTGAACGTCTCGCGCACCTCCCAGCCGTTGGGCTGGTGCTGGTCGTTGCGCACGACGTCGTCCCAGCCGCGCGAGAGGTACTTGCCGTTCGCCTCGGTCCGCAGCGCGTACACGCCCTGCCCCCAGTCGAACAGCGCCATCGTCTCGGCCGGCCCGGCCGTGTCCGGCCCGGCGGTGAGCTGCCCGCCGTCGGCGTCGCTGGGCGCGGTGAGGTAGGCACCGGTCGCGGCGACCCGCAGCGCGACGGAGTCCACGCCCTCGCTCGTCGTCACGCTGTCCGCGCCGAGGCGCTCGGTGAGGCCGTCGAGTGCCGTCACCCGGTAGGGCATGGTCCCGGAGTACCAGTCCTCGTAGAGCGTGTCGCTCAGCGGGCCGACGACGGCGACGCTCCCGGCGTCGTCGAGCGGGAGCAGGTCGGCGTCGTTCTCGAGCAGCACCATCTGGGCGAGCGCCGCCTCGTGGGCGAGCTCCTGGTGCTCCGGGGCGTTGATGACGTCGTCGGTGATGTCCTCGTAGGGGTTGAGGCCCGGCGGGTCGAAGTCACCGAGCCGGAAGCGCACCGGGAGCATGTGCCGCAGCGCGTCGTCGAGGTCCTCCTCGGTGAGCAGCCCCTGGGCGAGCGCGTCGGTGAGGTGGCCGACGGTGAAGGAGGGGTCCTCCCCGCGGTCGGTGAAGCTGTCGACGCCGGCGCGGACGAGTGCGGCGTGGCTCTCGGGGTGCGTGTCGTAGTAGCCCTGGGCGTCGACGACGTTGCCCGGCGCGTAGGCGTCGGACACGACGAGGAGCTCCTCCTCGCTCCACGTGCGGGCGTGCTCGATGAGCGGGGACAGGTGCGCCGGCCGCCCGTTGACGAGGTTGTAGGACGCCATCATCCCGTTCGCGGCACCGGCGGACAGCGCCTCCTCGAACGCCGGGAGCCAGTACTCGTGGAGCGTGCGCGGCGGGAGGCTGGAGTTCGTCCGGTCGCGCTCGGCCTCGTTGTTGTAGCCGATGAAGTGCTTGAGCATCGGCGCCGCCCGCAGGTAGGTGACGTCGTCGCCCTGGATGCCGGAGGCGTACGCGGTGGACATCCGCCCGGTGTGGAGCGCGTCCTCGGAGTAGCCCTCCTCGTTGCGCCCGGCGCGCGGGTCACGGAGGAGGTCGACGACGGGCGCCCACAGGTTGAGGCCGTGGTAGTCCGGGTCGAGGTGGTGGAAGCCGCGCGCCTCGGTGCCGACGACCTCACCGACGCGGCCGAGCAGCTCGGTGTCCCACGTGCTGCCCAGGCCGATCGCCTGCGGGAACACCGTGGCCTCCCCGAGCCAGGCGACG
Above is a genomic segment from Georgenia wutianyii containing:
- a CDS encoding glycoside hydrolase family 3 protein — its product is MTLSDQMPGRRRRRLAAGVAGSLGALLLAAAVPPAGAAVEDPPFRDPALPLEERVEDLVSRLTLEEKVSLMHQWQPEIERLGLPAFRTGTEALHGVAWLGEATVFPQAIGLGSTWDTELLGRVGEVVGTEARGFHHLDPDYHGLNLWAPVVDLLRDPRAGRNEEGYSEDALHTGRMSTAYASGIQGDDVTYLRAAPMLKHFIGYNNEAERDRTNSSLPPRTLHEYWLPAFEEALSAGAANGMMASYNLVNGRPAHLSPLIEHARTWSEEELLVVSDAYAPGNVVDAQGYYDTHPESHAALVRAGVDSFTDRGEDPSFTVGHLTDALAQGLLTEEDLDDALRHMLPVRFRLGDFDPPGLNPYEDITDDVINAPEHQELAHEAALAQMVLLENDADLLPLDDAGSVAVVGPLSDTLYEDWYSGTMPYRVTALDGLTERLGADSVTTSEGVDSVALRVAATGAYLTAPSDADGGQLTAGPDTAGPAETMALFDWGQGVYALRTEANGKYLSRGWDDVVRNDQHQPNGWEVRETFNLEEAEDGSVIVRNVQNRRYLSVGADGGVTAAADAAGATRFVLETLTEGTEEAVAAAAAADTAVVVVGNNPYINGRETQDRADLALSPAQQELVAAVTEANEDVVVVLMTSYPVTLPQDLTTVLWTSHAGQETGTALADVLLGDVSPAGRLTQTWYRTVDDLPESILEYDISQAGTTYQHFTGEPLYPFGHGLTYTQFEYSDVRIPAQAAAEVAPDGTVEVSVDVTNTGERDSDEVVQLYTRTLDAPVDQPLQTLRDFARVHVPAGETRTVTFSLPVADLAYWDVETDAEVVAPGRYDVLVGPSSQDVRSSTQVVVGGEAVPRERDLTDGEDAVDFDSYEGVEVVDRSRTAGDSAGVGAGDWLAFHDVRFSPAQERSFEASVAREAAGPGAVEVRLGAPDGELLATLDVPSTGDRYAYETVSAPLADLEAGVHDLYLVAADDARLATVRLVETPLAAPAPGPTTPGEPGDPTAGPTDDPTAAPAPTGPAADRLPTTGVDGGPLLAALGLLVAGGLTLALRRRLGGGAA